The genome window AAGAGAAGGAAATGGTTGGTGTGGGCGAGGAAATCTTCTTCCGTCGCGCGGGCCCCTTGGATTTTTCCTGTGCCACTTGCCACTCGCAGCCTGGCCGGCGCATCCGCCTGCAAGAATTGCCGAATTTCGGCGACAACAAGAGCGCGCAATCCTCCATGATCACCTGGCCAGCTTATCGTGTATCGCAAAGCGCGGTGTGGACCATGGAAAGGCGCTTGATCGACTGTTTGCGGCAGATGCGTTACCCCGACGCGGATTACCTTTCGGATGCGGTTATCGCCTTGCAATCCTATCTACAACAACAAGCTCGTGGCGGCGTGATGGAAGCCCCAGGCATCAAGCGATGAGGCCGAAGTTGCGTCATATCGCGGCGATGATTTTCGCGGGCCTTTGCACCGCGGCCTCGGCCGGTGATGCGCTACACGCGCGTACCGAAGCCGTGGTGCGCCAATCCTTTTCCGGCGCGAGCACCGAGGAATGGAACGAGCGGCTGCGGCAAGACGAAGCACAAGCGCTGTGCTCGCGCTACCGCAATCATGCGCCGCCGGACGTGGCAAAACGCATTCTCGAAACCCAGCAGGAAAGTTTTCGCTATCCCGAAGATGGCAAGCTGATGGGCTCTTGGAAAGAGGGCGAGAAACTGGCGTCCGTGGGCACGGGCGGGCATATCGGAAATATCCAACCCGACCGGCCCGGTACCCGCAAGGGCGGTAATTGCTATGCTTGCCACGCGCTAGCGAAGAAGGAGATCGCCGCCGGTAATCTCGGCCCCTCTCTCACGGGGTTCGGCAAGCTGCGAGGCCTCTCGCCCGAATCCATCAAATACACCTACGAAAAAATCTACAACGCGCAAGCCTTCTACCCCTGCTCCATGATGCCCCGCTTTGGTCACAACGGCTGGCTCACTCCCAAGGAGATCGCCGACGCGGTGGCGTTCTTGCTCGATCCGGAGTCGCCGGTTAATCAGTAGGTTCACCGTGAGGCGGTAGGCGCGAGGCGCCAGAGAATCGCTCACGCTATCGCCCGCTCCACGAACTCCAGCCTATCCTGGCCCCACATCAACTCATCCCCGATGGCATAGGTGGGCACGCCAAACACGCCCTTGGCGATGGCTTCTTGCGTATAAGTTTCGTACAAAACCTTGGCCTCTTCGGCGTAGGACTGAAGCGCACCTAGGTCCAGCCCTTCCGCGTGCACGATGGCGGCGATGGTTAGCGGATCGGCGCAGTTTTTCTCCTCGGCCCAGCAGCCCCTGAG of Betaproteobacteria bacterium contains these proteins:
- the soxX gene encoding sulfur oxidation c-type cytochrome SoxX, producing MRPKLRHIAAMIFAGLCTAASAGDALHARTEAVVRQSFSGASTEEWNERLRQDEAQALCSRYRNHAPPDVAKRILETQQESFRYPEDGKLMGSWKEGEKLASVGTGGHIGNIQPDRPGTRKGGNCYACHALAKKEIAAGNLGPSLTGFGKLRGLSPESIKYTYEKIYNAQAFYPCSMMPRFGHNGWLTPKEIADAVAFLLDPESPVNQ